One window of the Kosakonia cowanii JCM 10956 = DSM 18146 genome contains the following:
- the traU gene encoding conjugal transfer pilus assembly protein TraU, with protein sequence MRRRLRAVFFLLGIVLAGTALPVSSASNAGEGRWVNPITDVCWKCLFPMTLGNIKLASGPQPDTSNPSSPLQICPVGVLYRVGLAIGFWEPMAMTDVTREPGVMVNMGGFKIDLGRTGTGTAGQSDRPAAGAFYHVHWYKYPLIWWLNIITSIGCLQTGDMDIAYLSEVDPLWIDSTLSMLINPEAALFGNLVAQAACSADAAAASAGLPLSPLFWCAGAQGSMYPLTGYTTGEFSPLETSVLVTERMAFKMHREGLVWNSIGANNAVCNQYPSPIIPKERWRYQMVNMLPEASNCHPFGASTQLWGTSHNSPSSKKNFGYLLWRKRNCVFL encoded by the coding sequence ATGCGACGCAGGCTGAGGGCGGTCTTCTTTCTGCTCGGTATTGTCCTGGCTGGTACGGCACTGCCCGTGTCGTCCGCCAGTAATGCCGGGGAAGGGCGCTGGGTGAACCCCATCACGGACGTGTGCTGGAAGTGTCTGTTTCCCATGACGCTCGGTAACATCAAACTGGCCTCCGGGCCACAGCCTGACACCAGTAACCCGTCCAGTCCGCTGCAGATATGCCCGGTCGGGGTGCTTTATCGCGTCGGTCTGGCCATTGGCTTCTGGGAGCCGATGGCCATGACGGACGTCACCCGTGAGCCGGGCGTGATGGTCAATATGGGCGGATTTAAAATCGATCTGGGGCGTACCGGGACCGGCACGGCCGGACAGAGCGACAGACCCGCTGCCGGCGCGTTCTACCATGTTCACTGGTACAAATACCCGCTGATATGGTGGCTGAATATCATCACCAGTATCGGGTGCCTGCAGACCGGGGACATGGATATCGCCTACCTCTCCGAGGTCGATCCCCTGTGGATTGACAGCACGCTCTCGATGCTGATTAACCCGGAAGCCGCGCTTTTCGGCAACCTGGTGGCACAGGCCGCCTGTTCGGCAGATGCCGCTGCCGCGTCCGCCGGTCTGCCGCTGTCGCCGCTGTTCTGGTGCGCCGGGGCGCAGGGGTCGATGTATCCCCTGACCGGGTATACCACCGGGGAATTTTCACCGCTGGAGACGTCAGTTCTGGTGACCGAGCGCATGGCGTTCAAAATGCACCGGGAAGGGCTGGTCTGGAACTCGATCGGTGCCAACAACGCCGTCTGTAACCAGTACCCGTCCCCCATTATTCCCAAAGAGCGCTGGCGCTATCAGATGGTGAACATGCTGCCGGAGGCGTCCAACTGCCACCCGTTCGGGGCCAGTACGCAGCTCTGGGGCACGTCCCACAACTCCCCGTCGTCGAAGAAAAACTTCGGGTATCTCCTCTGGCGTAAACGTAACTGCGTCTTTCTCTGA
- the trbC gene encoding type-F conjugative transfer system pilin assembly protein TrbC: protein MKNTLFRALLAGSLVLCHCAAASEQADVSARDRAWMKQQQDNLQAFKDTLSGQTMTLPAQQQDLMSRLQQGIAAEHPEGEKKTFPAIYFVSLGLPREGLVPMLKDANRLNIPATLRGLRNNDFRQTAAAMFELAREDKDIGVQIDPTLYSDYHITAVPALVVTCPGHYDVIRGSLPLQQALEKVASDGDCAATARQLLEAAR, encoded by the coding sequence ATGAAAAATACTCTTTTCCGGGCGCTGCTTGCCGGCAGCCTGGTGCTCTGCCATTGCGCCGCAGCCAGTGAGCAGGCTGACGTTTCCGCCCGTGACCGGGCGTGGATGAAACAGCAGCAGGATAATTTACAGGCTTTCAAGGACACGCTGTCCGGGCAGACGATGACGCTGCCGGCGCAGCAGCAGGATCTGATGTCGCGTCTTCAGCAGGGGATCGCGGCAGAACATCCTGAAGGTGAGAAAAAGACCTTTCCGGCCATTTACTTTGTCAGCCTGGGGCTGCCGCGCGAAGGCCTGGTGCCGATGCTGAAGGATGCTAACCGCCTGAACATTCCGGCCACCCTGCGCGGGCTTCGTAACAATGATTTTCGCCAGACCGCGGCGGCCATGTTTGAGCTGGCCAGAGAGGACAAGGACATCGGCGTCCAGATAGACCCGACGCTGTACAGCGACTATCACATCACCGCCGTGCCGGCGCTGGTCGTCACCTGTCCGGGGCATTACGACGTCATTCGCGGCAGTCTCCCGCTGCAGCAGGCCCTGGAGAAGGTGGCGTCTGACGGCGACTGTGCCGCCACGGCACGCCAGCTGCTGGAGGCCGCCCGATGA